In Actinoplanes derwentensis, the following proteins share a genomic window:
- a CDS encoding lipoprotein produces MRIFKSVAVAVVVAVGGCSESAPVSSPPSAAPAVTNREAVRIGAVGSACEMPLSFEVATDWKPVAVDLEAFGELAALGRVGDFSVVCEIDAKPAGHIGFLRVYQADDLSGQPREQLAAFLKAGTRGQEISGTTYQDVQFGTVQGAEMTWQSYDKGLDHHGKYSAFALNTRAGAVIVQLSPFGAEEHPAMLPAFELARKTLSTDT; encoded by the coding sequence GTGAGGATCTTCAAATCGGTCGCGGTCGCTGTCGTCGTCGCTGTGGGCGGCTGTTCCGAGTCGGCGCCGGTCAGTTCGCCCCCGTCGGCGGCTCCGGCAGTCACCAACAGGGAAGCGGTCCGGATCGGGGCCGTGGGGAGCGCCTGCGAGATGCCGCTCTCGTTCGAAGTGGCCACCGACTGGAAACCGGTCGCCGTCGACCTGGAGGCCTTCGGGGAACTGGCGGCCCTCGGCCGGGTCGGCGACTTCTCGGTGGTCTGCGAGATCGACGCCAAACCGGCCGGCCACATCGGCTTCCTGCGGGTCTACCAGGCGGACGATCTCAGCGGGCAGCCGCGGGAGCAACTGGCCGCGTTCCTGAAAGCCGGTACACGCGGACAGGAGATCTCCGGGACCACCTACCAGGACGTTCAGTTCGGCACTGTGCAGGGCGCCGAGATGACCTGGCAGAGCTACGACAAGGGTCTCGACCACCACGGCAAGTATTCGGCGTTCGCCCTGAACACCCGGGCCGGCGCGGTGATCGTGCAGCTCAGCCCGTTCGGTGCGGAGGAACACCCGGCGATGCTGCCGGCCTTCGAACTCGCCCGGAAAACCCTCTCCACCGACACGTGA
- a CDS encoding histidine phosphatase family protein, translating into MSTVIVFETHSWSEDNDRGIATGWLPGRLSDRGRSLAIELGQRRRDDGIDAVFTSDLRRAVETTEIAFDGSPVPVLHDWRLRECDYGSLNGRPAAEVHGQRTNHLDQPYPDGESWRQAVTRVGGFLADLPSRWDGKRILVVGHVATRWAFDHLLDGFPLEDLATADFEWREGWEYVSADRLTPKRRTSGTADRPLHPVPGSADERT; encoded by the coding sequence ATGTCGACGGTGATCGTTTTCGAGACGCACTCGTGGAGTGAGGACAACGACCGGGGTATCGCCACCGGCTGGCTACCCGGACGGCTGTCGGACCGGGGCCGGAGCCTCGCGATCGAACTGGGACAGCGGCGCCGCGACGACGGCATCGATGCGGTGTTCACTTCGGACCTGCGCCGGGCCGTGGAGACCACCGAGATCGCCTTCGACGGCAGCCCCGTGCCGGTCCTGCACGACTGGCGGCTCCGCGAGTGCGACTACGGCTCCCTCAACGGCAGACCGGCCGCCGAGGTGCACGGGCAACGGACGAACCACCTGGACCAGCCGTATCCCGACGGCGAGAGCTGGCGGCAGGCGGTCACCCGGGTAGGCGGGTTCCTCGCCGACCTGCCGTCGCGCTGGGACGGCAAGCGAATCCTGGTGGTCGGGCACGTCGCCACCCGCTGGGCCTTCGACCACCTGCTCGACGGCTTCCCCTTGGAGGACCTGGCAACGGCCGACTTCGAATGGCGCGAAGGCTGGGAGTACGTGTCAGCCGACCGTCTCACACCGAAGAGGAGAACGTCAGGGACAGCCGATCGGCCGCTCCATCCCGTGCCCGGATCGGCCGACGAACGGACGTAG
- a CDS encoding serine/threonine-protein kinase, with protein sequence MQTERVVANRYRLEEQVGSGGGGVVWRATDERLGREVALKRALSGDEDPRRFRQLEHEAKLLARLNHRHVVTIYDVLDDNGECWLVMEYVPARSMAELDVITPRQAAKLGAQIADALATVHAKGILHRDIKPGNVLMISDDEVKLADFGISRDGAGDATVTCPGLLTGSPGYVAPEVANGAAPTAASDVFSLASTLFTVVEGESPVGSTTDDMRLRLRRAANGAIAAPRRSGTLAPVLERMLRVDAGQRPTAAEVQEILADIAGVQTTRRVSHPRSAGRRGLLVTAGALAAVAAVTSRIAFFDEPVTPAGPVLGADLRTADPCALIRDAALEPFGRPNLVSDDSGFSQCNVIVKKDRKEANLLALIDSTPGEQSPVQAQDNGRYRLVDEPAGEGSCGRRLLLPDRYEIRIEVTRADLIDADACAMADVAVRSADAVITRGPIPERRPGNPTLRPDSFSRADACRAKDSPSFPDRPGIDRGNPEVGFGRWKCTWTGTADGIVYRLRFTRAKPLVKSGATRVTIDGRYSVISYPGDAPGDDMCEVEAHNFTYVDAYGFDKDEVLEATVVGGGLSPDERCLLTTRLATAFFPPR encoded by the coding sequence GTGCAGACGGAGCGAGTTGTCGCCAACCGGTACCGGCTGGAGGAGCAGGTCGGCTCCGGGGGCGGCGGAGTCGTGTGGCGGGCCACCGACGAACGCCTCGGCAGAGAGGTCGCGCTGAAGCGAGCCCTGTCCGGGGACGAGGACCCGCGGCGGTTCCGGCAGTTGGAGCACGAGGCGAAACTGCTCGCCCGGTTGAACCACCGGCATGTCGTGACGATCTACGACGTGCTGGACGACAACGGTGAGTGCTGGCTGGTCATGGAGTACGTACCGGCGCGCAGCATGGCCGAGTTGGACGTCATCACGCCTCGGCAGGCGGCGAAGCTGGGCGCGCAGATCGCCGACGCGCTCGCGACGGTGCACGCGAAGGGGATCCTGCACCGCGACATCAAGCCCGGCAACGTCCTCATGATCTCCGACGACGAGGTGAAGCTCGCCGACTTCGGCATCTCCCGCGATGGCGCGGGAGATGCGACGGTGACCTGCCCTGGTCTGCTCACCGGGTCGCCGGGATACGTGGCGCCGGAGGTGGCCAACGGTGCCGCGCCGACAGCGGCGTCCGACGTGTTCTCGCTGGCATCCACGTTGTTCACCGTGGTGGAAGGCGAGTCACCGGTCGGGTCGACGACCGACGACATGCGGCTGCGCCTTCGACGCGCCGCCAACGGCGCCATCGCCGCGCCGCGCCGGAGCGGCACGCTCGCGCCGGTGCTGGAGCGGATGCTGCGGGTCGACGCCGGGCAACGTCCCACCGCGGCCGAGGTGCAGGAGATCCTCGCGGACATCGCCGGCGTGCAGACCACCCGGCGCGTGTCCCACCCGAGGTCGGCCGGGCGCCGTGGGCTTCTCGTCACTGCCGGGGCGCTGGCCGCGGTCGCGGCGGTGACGAGCCGCATCGCGTTCTTCGATGAGCCCGTGACGCCGGCGGGGCCGGTGCTCGGTGCCGACCTACGCACCGCCGATCCGTGCGCGCTGATCCGGGACGCGGCTCTGGAGCCATTCGGCAGACCCAACCTGGTCTCGGACGATTCCGGGTTCAGCCAGTGCAACGTCATCGTCAAGAAGGACCGGAAAGAGGCGAACCTCCTGGCGTTGATCGACAGCACTCCCGGCGAGCAGTCGCCCGTGCAGGCACAGGACAACGGGAGGTACCGGCTCGTAGACGAACCGGCGGGTGAGGGATCCTGCGGGCGCCGGCTGCTGTTACCCGACCGCTACGAAATCCGGATCGAGGTGACCAGGGCCGACCTGATCGACGCCGATGCGTGCGCCATGGCCGACGTCGCCGTCCGGAGTGCCGACGCGGTGATCACCAGAGGACCGATTCCGGAGCGCCGACCCGGCAACCCGACGTTGCGGCCGGACTCCTTCAGCAGGGCGGACGCCTGCAGGGCCAAGGACTCGCCGTCGTTCCCCGATCGGCCCGGGATCGACCGCGGGAACCCGGAGGTCGGCTTCGGTCGCTGGAAGTGCACCTGGACCGGTACCGCCGACGGGATCGTTTACCGGCTGCGCTTCACCAGGGCGAAGCCGTTGGTCAAGTCCGGCGCGACGAGGGTGACGATCGACGGCCGGTATTCGGTGATCTCCTATCCCGGAGACGCACCTGGCGACGACATGTGTGAGGTCGAAGCGCACAACTTCACCTACGTGGACGCGTACGGCTTCGACAAGGACGAGGTGTTGGAAGCCACTGTCGTCGGCGGGGGCCTGTCGCCGGACGAGCGGTGCCTGCTCACGACCCGGTTGGCCACCGCCTTCTTCCCACCACGGTGA
- a CDS encoding FHA domain-containing protein, producing MPEGRPNELPANHHSLALGVPAGVAPGMLHVLAAAGGITVGPKEGRTVLFGRSRPDVHVCFGEDDLRISREHGALTCRGDRWWISMRGRLPLRLPESRLLFRQDEPVPLRTGYTPLFVRGSHERLHLLEVHVQPRNGHRPPADHHTPTSPPRTWHLTSVEKRVVVVLAQRYLLHEVHPIPLSWRQVAAHLNEIRPTDDWNHKKVERVVAEVRSRLSGNGVPGLTREEVGEPIGNTLNHNLIRELMESTTLVPPDLRILDHDG from the coding sequence ATGCCAGAAGGACGACCGAACGAGCTCCCGGCGAACCATCACAGCCTCGCCCTCGGAGTCCCCGCCGGCGTCGCACCGGGCATGCTGCACGTGCTGGCGGCGGCCGGCGGCATCACCGTCGGACCCAAGGAGGGGCGGACCGTCCTCTTCGGGCGGAGCAGGCCGGATGTGCACGTCTGCTTCGGCGAGGACGACCTGCGCATCAGCAGGGAGCACGGGGCGCTCACCTGCCGCGGTGACCGGTGGTGGATCAGCATGCGGGGTCGCCTCCCGTTACGGCTGCCGGAATCCCGCCTGTTGTTCCGGCAGGACGAGCCGGTCCCGTTGCGGACGGGGTACACCCCGCTGTTCGTCCGCGGCTCCCACGAACGACTGCACCTGCTCGAAGTACACGTACAACCCAGGAACGGCCACCGGCCACCGGCCGACCACCACACACCGACCAGCCCTCCGCGCACGTGGCACCTGACCTCGGTGGAGAAGCGTGTGGTCGTCGTGCTCGCCCAGCGGTACCTCCTGCACGAGGTGCACCCGATCCCGCTGTCCTGGCGTCAGGTCGCGGCACACCTCAACGAGATCCGGCCCACCGACGACTGGAACCACAAGAAGGTCGAGCGCGTCGTGGCCGAGGTGCGGAGCCGGTTGAGCGGCAACGGTGTCCCCGGCCTGACCCGTGAAGAGGTCGGTGAGCCCATCGGGAACACGCTGAACCACAACCTCATCCGCGAACTGATGGAGAGCACCACCCTCGTGCCACCGGACCTGCGCATCCTCGACCACGACGGCTGA
- a CDS encoding family 16 glycosylhydrolase, translated as MASLTGAAAGDGKDGPVSTTVAGVAVTATVLNDHQVRVDWTTTLNPSPSSWTVGRDGFDTLGSGPWSTSVSSAVRTWTFNSLITGQQYTFTVTPAGSTDGSTATATPGDPNPPSGVTVTATVLNENQVKVDWTSTLSPQPASWTVGRDGVDDNGSGPWSTTVSGATRTWTFNSLITGQQYTFTVTPAGSAQGFTATATPGGTVPPPGGTAQETQGWGAPVWQDDFNGTAVGSQWGVYTDPGSQHGNRQPSQCQVSGGSLKLVSLPDRRTCGMSHQRDQTHGRWEARVKTSGAGWKSLFIIWPESDEWNDGEYDWMEQTAGGNCYGGFMHYPGDPRRQEVLPQNSASCVGSTQWHHVAFEWTATSLKGWVDGRLWYTIPAMGTLTRMPAGHVTIQQDDQGSGSGNSALQEVDWIKGWDL; from the coding sequence TTGGCCTCGCTCACGGGCGCGGCGGCGGGCGACGGAAAGGACGGTCCGGTTTCGACGACGGTGGCCGGAGTGGCGGTCACGGCCACCGTGCTGAACGACCACCAGGTCAGAGTCGACTGGACGACCACTCTGAACCCATCGCCCAGTTCCTGGACCGTGGGGCGGGACGGCTTCGACACCCTCGGCTCAGGTCCGTGGTCCACTTCTGTCTCCAGCGCCGTCCGGACGTGGACGTTCAACTCCCTGATCACCGGACAGCAGTACACCTTCACGGTCACGCCGGCGGGGAGCACCGACGGATCGACCGCCACCGCGACCCCCGGTGACCCGAATCCGCCGTCCGGAGTGACGGTCACGGCCACCGTGCTGAACGAGAACCAGGTCAAGGTCGACTGGACGAGCACGCTGAGCCCACAGCCCGCGTCCTGGACCGTGGGGCGTGACGGCGTCGACGACAACGGCTCGGGCCCGTGGTCCACCACCGTTTCCGGCGCCACCCGGACGTGGACGTTCAATTCCCTGATCACCGGACAGCAATACACCTTCACGGTCACGCCGGCGGGCAGCGCCCAGGGATTCACCGCCACCGCCACCCCCGGCGGAACGGTTCCGCCGCCCGGCGGCACCGCACAGGAGACCCAGGGCTGGGGTGCGCCCGTCTGGCAGGACGACTTCAACGGCACCGCGGTCGGTTCGCAGTGGGGTGTCTACACCGACCCGGGAAGCCAGCACGGCAATCGTCAGCCGAGCCAGTGCCAGGTTTCCGGCGGATCGCTGAAACTGGTCTCGCTGCCGGACCGGAGGACGTGCGGCATGTCGCACCAGCGCGACCAGACCCACGGGCGCTGGGAGGCGCGCGTCAAGACGTCCGGAGCTGGGTGGAAGAGCCTGTTCATCATCTGGCCGGAGTCCGATGAATGGAATGACGGGGAGTACGACTGGATGGAGCAGACCGCGGGCGGCAACTGCTACGGCGGCTTCATGCACTATCCGGGGGATCCCCGACGTCAAGAAGTCCTCCCGCAGAACTCGGCGAGCTGCGTCGGGTCGACCCAATGGCACCACGTGGCCTTCGAGTGGACCGCCACCAGCCTGAAAGGGTGGGTCGACGGTCGGTTGTGGTACACCATTCCCGCCATGGGCACCCTCACCCGGATGCCGGCCGGCCACGTCACCATTCAGCAGGACGACCAGGGATCCGGCTCCGGCAATTCCGCGCTGCAGGAAGTCGATTGGATCAAGGGCTGGGACCTGTGA
- a CDS encoding RICIN domain-containing protein gives MRSRFVKALSMLAAIFTLVAVSATPASAETGYYWASNRAGGCLDFSVQFGFRVFPCNGDQRYQRLDYRRTVANNPDIYQIRGNPGSGRPNTCITADESGAPVRSDACAVNSSQFFTIRYANGWAYFDSVSKPGLCLTKSSTPYNGGNVLRTEPCAGRTEQYWVFTQ, from the coding sequence ATGAGATCGAGGTTCGTCAAAGCACTTTCCATGCTCGCCGCGATCTTCACCCTTGTTGCGGTCAGCGCGACTCCGGCAAGCGCGGAAACGGGATATTATTGGGCGTCCAACCGCGCAGGCGGCTGCCTGGACTTCTCGGTCCAGTTCGGCTTCCGAGTCTTCCCCTGCAACGGCGATCAGCGCTACCAACGCCTCGATTACCGGAGGACCGTCGCCAACAATCCCGACATCTACCAGATCAGGGGAAACCCCGGATCGGGACGCCCCAACACCTGCATCACCGCGGATGAAAGCGGCGCCCCGGTCAGAAGCGACGCATGCGCCGTCAACAGCAGTCAGTTCTTCACCATTCGGTACGCGAACGGTTGGGCGTACTTCGACAGCGTCTCCAAACCTGGCCTGTGCCTGACCAAGTCCAGCACGCCCTACAACGGCGGAAACGTTCTGAGAACGGAGCCGTGCGCGGGGAGAACCGAACAATATTGGGTGTTCACCCAGTAG
- a CDS encoding NUDIX hydrolase, which translates to MSDIDKVAWVHLVDGRVLSTRNRGKDVFYFPGGKREAGESDLDTLVREIREELDVAVTVGSAELFGVFTAAAHGHPGRRVRMTCYTADYVGQLRASSEIEEFAWLTYADRGRVSPVDQLIFDRLW; encoded by the coding sequence ATGAGTGACATCGACAAGGTTGCGTGGGTTCATCTTGTTGACGGGCGGGTGCTCAGTACCCGTAATCGAGGTAAGGACGTCTTCTACTTTCCCGGCGGGAAGCGGGAAGCCGGCGAGAGTGACCTGGACACGCTGGTGCGCGAGATCCGGGAGGAGCTCGATGTGGCGGTCACGGTGGGCAGTGCTGAGTTGTTCGGGGTGTTCACCGCTGCGGCGCACGGGCATCCGGGGCGGCGGGTGCGGATGACCTGTTACACCGCCGACTATGTCGGGCAGTTGCGGGCCAGTAGTGAGATCGAGGAGTTCGCCTGGCTGACCTATGCCGACCGGGGCCGGGTGTCGCCCGTCGATCAGCTGATCTTCGACCGGCTGTGGTGA